The stretch of DNA TCGGCTTCGGCGGGCAGCCCGGCGAACAGGTCCCGGACCCAGCGCGCCTTGCCTGTCCAGCCCGAGTACCGCCGGTCCTTGTACTCCTCCATCTTCCGCTTGTGCTCGGCGGTGAAGGCGTCCCGGGCCGCCTTCTCCTCTCTGCCGAACTGTTCGTCGACGAGTTTGTCGAGGCCGTCGAGGATCGCCTCGACTTCCTTCTTCATCGTGTCGAAGACGCCTTGGAGGAGCGTCGTGACCTGGGCCCGCTTCTCCTCGTCCCGCCCCTTGGCGCCGGACTTGCCCGTCCCGACCTGCTGGCCGGTGCGCACCCGCTGGGCACCCATCGCGCCCATGGCGGCGGCGCCGAGCCGCCTCGCCTGAGCGGTGGCCGCGTGTAGCTCCTTCTTCTCATGCCCCCGCATCCGGCCGGGAGCCGCCTCGGAGTGCCGTTCGGCGGCCTTCTTCTCGCCCAGGGCGTTCTCGAACGTCGGCTCGTTGGACTTCTTCAACTGCGCCTCGGTGACCTGCGCGTCCGCCATCTGCCGGTCGACCTGTGCGGGGCCGGCGGAAAGGTCTGTGGCCGACGGCGGCAGCTTGTCCGGTACGGCGTTCGCCGGGTTGGGTGTGCCCGGGGTCCCGGGGGGCCGGTCCGGCGTCAGGGGTACGACCTTCTTGGGCACGGCCGCCGAGGTGTCCGGCGGGGCCGCGGTCGTCGTGGCGATCTGCTCGGCCGAGTCCGCCTTGCCCTCGCCGACCTTGCCCCGCACCTCCTGCCGCACCTCATCGGCCTTGCCGGAGTCGGCGAACTTGTCCGCCTCGTCGAGATTCTTCGGCGCCTTCTCGGCGATCGCCTTCTCGACCGCCCTGATGAACGCGTCCTTGTCGAAGTCCTTCGGCTTGGCCTCGTTCATCTTCTCGGCGTTGGCGGTCTTGCCCTGGGCCTCTTCGTCGTCCTTGGGCGGCCGGGCGGCGTCCTGCGCGGCGCCGGCCTCCGCCTTCGGAGGCGGGTGCGAGGCCGCCACCGAGCGCTTCTTGTGCCGTACGTCCTTCTTGAGCGTCGCGAACTTCGGGTCCGCTCCCGGGCCCGGACGGGCCCTGACCTCGGGGGCGGCGGCGGGCGCTGCCTCCGCCGTGTCCGCCCGCGCCGTTTCGGCCGTGGGCGGCTGCTGCCGAGAGGCGGTTTCGGTGCGGCGGGCCGCCGCGACCGCGCCATTGCCGACCGTGTCCTGTCCGGCGGGCCGCACTCCGGTGGAGGAAGGCGGCGGCGCCGCGGGTCCGCGTCCGCCGGACAAGGCCGCGGTCACCGCCGCGTTGGACAGGGGCACCTGGGGATGACCGAAGTCGTGTGCCCGGGAGCGACCGGGGGCGCGTACCTCTGGCCGGTCATGTGTGGGGGCCGATACCGTCTTCGACGCCCTGGGCCGCGGGGCGAGAGCCTTCGGCGGTGGCATCGGACGGAACCCCTCCCACGCGTGTCGGTGCCGACAGGAATGTGGCGTCCCGCTGACACTCCCCGACGAGGGTGGCAGCACGGGCGTGACGAGGCCGTCACTCCCGTGTTCTCCCGGCGTCTCCACGAGCGTGGGAAAGCCTCCCTGGGGAATTACGTGACCGTCGACACCTGTCGGCGGTCACGTAATTCCCCGACGCCGTGCGGGTACGGATCGCGGTCGCATACTTGATCATCTGGTCGTACTGCTGGGCGATGAGTCCCGATCTCCGACTGGCCGTGCGAGTCGGTGTAGTTGGCCTCGACGTCCATGGTGGTGCCGTGCCGCATCGCGCCCTCGACCATCGCGGCGACCTCGGAGGCGGTGCAGTTGATCAGCTGGGAGCGGATGGCCGGCGACTTCTTCTCCACGTGCCAGTAGATGAGCACCCCGCGACCACCGTAGCGCGAGTGCCACTCGGTGAAGAGGTTCTGGTCGTAGGCACGCACATGGGTGGAGTCGGAGGCGACCGCGGTCGAGCCCCGGCCCCACAACTCGGCGCTGCGAGCGGCGAAAGTGGCGTTCGCTATGTTCACGGCGATGGCGCGGGCGGACTCCGCCGAGAGATAGCGGCGCCGGACATGGCGCAGCTCGTCCTCGGTATGGCCGTGGCCGCCGGAGGCGACCGCCGTGATCCCGGTGTTCGTGCCGTAGGCGTAGATCACCAGGAGCAGGCGCTCGGCCAGGACCTCCGCCGAGAGGCTGCCGCCGCCGGAGACCGAGGTGACCGCGTCCAGACCCCCGGTACGCAGCACGGCCTCTTTCAGCATGTCGACGAGCGGCACAATGCCCCGCCGCCGCTGTACTTCGCCCTTGACCCGGCGCAGGTTCTTCGGCTCGGGCTGGGCCTCGGCCGGGGTGAGCCGGATCGCCCCGGACTTCCGCTCGGCGGTGTCCAGCCACGACAGCTTCGGCATCCCGTCGTTCAGCAGCGTCAGCTCGGTGGTCATCTGCTCGCGCAGCTCGTCGACGAACACCGCGGCATCCAGGGGCTTGCGCAGCTCGCGGTAGTTCTCCTCGCGCCGCTCGGCGAAGTCCTGCGGCGGATCCTCATCCGGATTGCGCCACTTGTCGGCGCCGACAACCCAGATCTCCTTGCACTTGAGCTGGTCGCGCAGGGCCTGGAAGGCGACAACCTCGTAGACCATCCGCACCACCCGGCGCCGGCCCCGCTTGTCGGCACGGTGCACGACCTCCGCCCAGTCCCCGCCCATCGCCTTGTGCACCGGCACCATCTCACCCAACGGGTAGTACGTGGTGTTGCCCACCGCCGCGTACCGGGCCACCAACGCCAGGGCCTCGATCACCGGCCGGTGAGCGTGGTTGGACGAACGGAAGTCCAGCACGTCCAGCAACCTGATCAGCCCGCGCCGGTAGTGGTTGGTGTACGACGCCTTCAACGTCGTCTGCACCGTGCGCCGGTACGCCGGGGGCCACGAGTCTTGAACTCGTGCACCAGCTCCCGCAGCGTCTGCTCACCGCCGGACACCGCCGGGTAAACGACCTCCCGGACCGTGCCCTCCGGCTCGCCGATCGACGCCTCGGCGAGCTTGAATCTCTCCACCGTGAGCCGCGCCGAGATCCGCGCCGTCAGCGTCTCCTCGGCGACCCGCAGCGCCGCCCCCACGATCCGGCCACACCGCCCCGCCGTTGGCGGCTCGATGCACTCCGTACGACAACGGGCCAACAGCTCCACCCGCACCTGCTCCGGCCGCCGCTCCTTGCAGGCGACATGCTCGGCGAGCCAGGCGGACAGCTTGTCCGCGTCCGCGACACTGCACTCACGAAAGCCCAGGTGCCCGCGGATCTGCGCACGGTGGTACTCGACCGTCCGGCCGCTCCACTCATACGCGTCCAGCTCGGAAGCAGGCACCTGTACCTGCCGGGCGACGAACTCCACCGCCTCGCCCGGCAGCTCGAACCGGCCCCGGGGAAACCGGCCGTACTGCGTGGAGAATTTCAGCAACACCGCGAAGCCCAGTCGCGTCGCACCGCGCTTGCCGGACACGAGTCCCTGCTCGTTCTTCAACAGCGTCCAGTGCTCGACCAAGTCGTCCAGGTCCAAAGGGGTACGGGCCACGGTCGCCGATCATCCTCTCGGGGCATCACCCCGCGCAGCTGTACGGCCCTCGACTCACCCACACGGGTGACGTTCCCACAAGATCACCGCCGTTTGCGGCTGGTGACAGTGTTCTTACCGGCACCCCGACCATCGCTTCGTCTTCAGTCCACACACCTGACGATGATCAGCGGCGGCCGCACCTGTCTCCCCACCGGCTCCCACCAGCAAGATCACATCTCCGGTTCTAGCCGGCCGCGGCAAAGGTCAGCGGAAATGCCTGGCCGGAATCCGCGTAACGGTGGAACCGCCCGACCCAGGACGGCTCCTTGAGGGCCCGGACGTGGGTGCGGGGCAGCGCGATGTGCACATCGCGGCCGCCGTTCTGGTCGGCCGCGGTCGGCGCGATATGCACGGTCCACGGAATGGGGGTGGGGGAGAAGTCGTACCAGAAGGGGGCGCCCTGCCCGAAGTCGATGCGATAGAAGGGCAGCTTCGACCAGTTGTTGATCGCGATGGTGGTGTCGAACGAGTCCAGCGCCATGGTGGTCATGACGCGCTTGAGGCGCCCCGCGTCGCGTTCGGCGCACAGGAACGCCACTTCCTCGCGGATTCGCTCCTCCGTGTTCTCGGCGTAGCCCGCGCGGATCGCCGCGGCGACCTCGCCGAGCGGGCGGGAGCGCAGTGCGGCGGCGGTCATTCCGGGCCGGGTGTTGGTGACGGCGTTGCCCCAGTAGTCATCCGGAACGGCCGCGCCGACGAACGAACGGAAGTCGGCGATGAGGCCGAGCCGTTCCTCGCTCGTGTCGGGGCGGTCCCGCAATGCGCCGAGCACTTTCCACAGATGGGCGGTGAGCGCGTCATTGGTCGACACCCACCGATCCGTGCCCGCGAGGTCGGCCATCGCGGCGTCCTTCATGGCGGTCAGCTCGGCGGCGGTGAAACGGGTGGTCACAGTCGTCACACCGCCGAAGCTGCCCTTCAGGGCGCGGCCCACGAAGGCGGTTTTCTGGCCGCGCCCGGTGACCGTGAAATGGGCGCCGCCGGTGAGGCCGCCTGTGTGGGCGTCATCGGAGGCCGGGGCGCCGAGCGCGTCGATGACCCCGCGGTCATGGCTGGGCTTGGCGTAGCCGAGGCCCCGGTGCTCGTGCGACCAGGCCTCCAGGAAGCTCATATAGCTGGACCCGTCGCCCACCGCGTGGTTCATCGTGAGCCCCAGGATGGAGCCGCCGCCCTTCATATGGGTGAGCTTCACTGTGAAGAGCGGCGTGTCGCGGTCGACCACCCAGAACGGCATGGCGTGACTGAGATAGCGATCCAGTCCCTTTTTCGCCGTGTGGCGGGGCCCGTAGTCCGGCATGGGCACGGATGCCTGAGCCTCGACGAAGCGCACCCCGGAGTCGTCGCAGAGCACGCTGAGACCGCCGTCGGGATCCTTCTTCATACGGCCCGAAAGGACGGGGAAGTTACGCAGCGTCCGGACGAGGGAGGCGCGGAGCGCCTCGCCGTCGAGCGTCTCCCGGTAGAAAAAGGCGCGGGTCGTGTAGACCGTGCTGAAGAGCATGTCGTAGACGCTCAGCCGTACGCGGTCACCGGTCGCCTCTCCGGCACATACGGTGAACGATCGCTTGGCGCCGCTCTCGGTGGCGGAAGCCGTCATACTCACACGCTCTTTCGTCGGGCCCAAACGCGCTGTCATCTCGACGAGTTGACCCTAACCCCACGGGCGCGAGCGGCCTCCTGAAGGGGAACCGGGTTTAGGGAAATTCCCCAACTTCCGTCCGGCCTCGATCTTTCTCGGCGGCCGTGAGCGTGTTAC from Streptomyces asiaticus encodes:
- a CDS encoding Tn3 family transposase, producing the protein MQTTLKASYTNHYRRGLIRLLDVLDFRSSNHAHRPVIEALALVARYAAVGNTTYYPLGEMVPVHKAMGGDWAEVVHRADKRGRRRVVRMVYEVVAFQALRDQLKCKEIWVVGADKWRNPDEDPPQDFAERREENYRELRKPLDAAVFVDELREQMTTELTLLNDGMPKLSWLDTAERKSGAIRLTPAEAQPEPKNLRRVKGEVQRRRGIVPLVDMLKEAVLRTGGLDAVTSVSGGGSLSAEVLAERLLLVIYAYGTNTGITAVASGGHGHTEDELRHVRRRYLSAESARAIAVNIANATFAARSAELWGRGSTAVASDSTHVRAYDQNLFTEWHSRYGGRGVLIYWHVEKKSPAIRSQLINCTASEVAAMVEGAMRHGTTMDVEANYTDSHGQSEIGTHRPAVRPDDQVCDRDPYPHGVGELRDRRQVSTVT
- a CDS encoding DUF4158 domain-containing protein — translated: MARTPLDLDDLVEHWTLLKNEQGLVSGKRGATRLGFAVLLKFSTQYGRFPRGRFELPGEAVEFVARQVQVPASELDAYEWSGRTVEYHRAQIRGHLGFRECSVADADKLSAWLAEHVACKERRPEQVRVELLARCRTECIEPPTAGRCGRIVGAALRVAEETLTARISARLTVERFKLAEASIGEPEGTVREVVYPAVSGGEQTLRELVHEFKTRGPRRTGARCRRR
- a CDS encoding acyltransferase, producing MTASATESGAKRSFTVCAGEATGDRVRLSVYDMLFSTVYTTRAFFYRETLDGEALRASLVRTLRNFPVLSGRMKKDPDGGLSVLCDDSGVRFVEAQASVPMPDYGPRHTAKKGLDRYLSHAMPFWVVDRDTPLFTVKLTHMKGGGSILGLTMNHAVGDGSSYMSFLEAWSHEHRGLGYAKPSHDRGVIDALGAPASDDAHTGGLTGGAHFTVTGRGQKTAFVGRALKGSFGGVTTVTTRFTAAELTAMKDAAMADLAGTDRWVSTNDALTAHLWKVLGALRDRPDTSEERLGLIADFRSFVGAAVPDDYWGNAVTNTRPGMTAAALRSRPLGEVAAAIRAGYAENTEERIREEVAFLCAERDAGRLKRVMTTMALDSFDTTIAINNWSKLPFYRIDFGQGAPFWYDFSPTPIPWTVHIAPTAADQNGGRDVHIALPRTHVRALKEPSWVGRFHRYADSGQAFPLTFAAAG